One genomic segment of Naumovozyma castellii chromosome 7, complete genome includes these proteins:
- the COG6 gene encoding Golgi transport complex subunit COG6 (ancestral locus Anc_2.273), which yields MDFIDYQTYAISTDTLPNASNNDTLPEPVSRLNLSTATATAIQQQQQQQQATDPTASFEIPQLFQDDVKKKKQATDLHGKMTQYAQNSIKKLDSLTTATTKLPSSSSSSTNESSLPVPNDASSSMELTNAILSRKLSSILNDSPIANNNTYQSTIQMRSCLKSLESGMKLKNLPNEAKLVTPEYVGTLARKSLRNDLESQLLKEHVLVLEEFRPIVRRIKRFTSSVDKIESVAGTILNKNEGNDHATSKVFDEVDQLKNQMEWLRLKRQLLINLKEKFTLNQVEDDLIVNSPINADFFVVINKVLKIKENATYLLALENNNAGSCLITEVNSTLQLINKKIFNFLVDFIYNFENSTSSSFSFKATNINDNDDNLINFQKSLVFLSNDLPYFDEFLKRVTSIRSKNVLDEFLSQFDTASKKPITMLAHDPIRYIGDVLASVHSIIANEADFIKLLFKFQENEEQTKLNNMEPISIVQSNMEFLNGLDVKLLNEIIQSVSNSCRIRVEQIVRFEENPIINYRITQLLNLYQLMFVNKGINSNSSLILNLEKLQDISKDKIIEYFEKFIANVKENSLSKENNNNNKPKDRKKSVDTGEFGDDLLPPEWLSDYLRELVGLFEEYEQNNDSDTTNEDHENKLINVRNMKTLVDVPIFEVLLKQISESFPLARKSEDIKISMLTVQINCFDLIKSRLQPFATNIFKTSTKIHESWQKISDNLDQYVKQMEELQEKLLFEKTGLSLYHNLFNMIFPIDSVQDELDYDMYISLLDNALMNLETINNNIHEKLNEYVPHALTDVQANLLFKLTSPTIADKICEKSFGNLSKFYSIFREILLHLFPDSQDDILKILNFSNTEFNTLVGI from the coding sequence ATGGATTTCATAGACTATCAGACATACGCTATCTCAACAGATACCCTACCGAACGCATCAAACAATGATACATTGCCGGAACCTGTCTCCAGATTAAACCTCTCCACGGCCACAGCCACAGCCatccaacaacaacaacaacaacaacaagctACCGACCCAACTGCATCTTTCGAAATACCTCAATTGTTCCAGGATGatgtgaagaagaagaagcaggCCACGGACCTGCATGGTAAGATGACTCAGTATGCCCAAAATTCcattaaaaaattggattcattaacaacagcaacaacaaaactACCATCCTCGTCCTCCTCTTCGACGAATGAATCATCGTTACCTGTCCCCAATGACGcctcttcatcaatggaaCTAACTAATGCCATCCTCTCGAGAAAATTATCTTCCATTTTGAATGATTCACCTATCGCAAACAACAATACGTACCAATCCACCATTCAAATGCGGTCATGTTTGAAATCATTGGAATCAGGAATGAAACTGAAGAATCTACCCAATGAGGCCAAATTGGTAACGCCGGAATATGTCGGGACACTGGCGAGAAAGAGTTTGAGGAACGATCTGGAGAGTCAATTGTTGAAAGAACATGTGCTCgtattggaagaatttagaCCCATTGTGAGACGTATTAAAAGATTCACTTCTTCTGTGGACAAGATAGAATCTGTTGCGGGGACCATCCTGAACAAAAATGAAGGGAACGATCATGCAACGTCGAAAGTGTTTGATGAGGtggatcaattgaaaaatcaaatgGAATGGCTTAGATTGAAGAGACAATTGCTAATTaatttgaaagagaagTTTACATTGAATCAAGTGGAGGATGATTTGATTGTGAACAGTCCCATTAACGCtgatttctttgttgttattaataaagtgctgaaaattaaagagaatGCAACTTATTTATTGGCATTGGAGAATAATAACGCAGGTTCGTGTTTAATTACAGAGGTAAATTCAACTTTacaattgattaataaaaaaattttcaatttcttggtAGATTTCATTtacaattttgaaaattccACATCATCTTCCTTCTCCTTCAAGGCAACGAAtataaatgataatgatgataatttgattaatttccaaaaaagTTTAGTGTTTTTATCTAATGATTTACCATATTTTGAcgaatttttgaaaagagtGACAAGTATTAGATCCAAAAATGTTCTCGATGAATTTCTTTCTCAATTTGATACTGCATCGAAAAAACCAATAACTATGCTTGCACATGATCCAATACGTTATATTGGTGACGTCCTTGCCTCTGTACATTCCATTATAGCGAACGAGGcagatttcattaaattactatttaaatttcaagaaaatgaggaacaaacaaaattaaataatatggAACCCATTTCCATTGTACAATCAAATATGGAATTTTTGAATGGATTAGAtgtgaaattattaaatgaaattattcaatctGTATCCAACTCATGCAGAATTAGAGTAGAGCAAATTGTCCGATTTGAGGAAAATCCAATCATTAATTATCGAATTAcacaattattaaatttataCCAATTGATGTTTGTTAATAAAGGTATCAATTCCAATAGTTCATTAATTctcaatttggaaaaattacaggatatttccaaagataaaattatcgaatattttgaaaagtttattGCCAATGTGAAGgaaaattcattatcaaaggaaaacaataataataataaaccaaaGGATAGAAAGAAAAGTGTGGACACGGGAGAATTTGGTGATGACTTATTGCCACCGGAATGGTTATCTGATTATTTAAGAGAATTGGTTGGActatttgaagaatatgaacaaaataatgattcCGATACCACTAACGAAGATCACgagaataaattaattaacGTTAGAAACATGAAAACCCTTGTAGATGTACCCATTTTTGAAGTCTTGCTGAAACAAATTTCAGAATCCTTCCCACTTGCTAGAAAAAGTGAAGATATAAAGATTTCCATGTTAACTGTACAAATCAATTGTTTTGATTTGATCAAATCAAGATTACAACCATTTGCcacaaatattttcaaaacaaGTACAAAGATTCATGAATCATGGCAAAAGATTAGCGATAACCTAGATCAATATGTGAAACAAATGGAGGAATTgcaagaaaaattattatttgaaaagacCGGATTAAGTCTTTACCATAACTTGTTTAATATGATTTTCCCCATTGATTCCGTGCAAGATGAACTAGATTATGACATGTACATTTCTCTACTAGATAATGCATTGATGAATCTAGAGACgattaataataatatccatgaaaaattaaatgaatatGTGCCACATGCATTAACAGACGTCCAAGccaatttattatttaaattgaCGTCACCTACCATTGCAGACAAAATATGTGAGAAATCCTTTGGaaatttatccaaattcTATTCCATCTTTAGGGAAATACTCTTACATCTTTTCCCTGATTCTCAAGATGAcattttaaagattttgaatttttccaatacTGAATTTAACACATTAGTGGGGATCTAA
- the BOP3 gene encoding Bop3p (ancestral locus Anc_2.270) has protein sequence MNTPNNNPVHYRSPSNPGIQPSSVSKSFLESIFGDNVSIRELPEQTVLKSLDLKIEQERTKQQYYKLQNVTKSIELFKLASSSGVPPNHIYNLFSNADQLPQGTANSAGITNDLQPAQNSIRIKKEPTQPSVYKFPPISIPNNNNNSSNGLSSPLPSSRHISKPSFQRRTNSPARIGAHAVAALSESILLKENPEESNMEERSKFGSPLPIRKINYNPNTSTIHNRNLSLPTLTTFTNNMAPRYKNLAPVPTSNNNNASTANNNNSNSPYIPSEMVSILSFENSNKNDGDSDNKKLGPMGKRQHKRARSTCLPAPSLLNPKTNNTSGQAVSPSYGVIDLNVIDESNKRRNVIVKRMQTPVDNHNNNNNTTTNGDETCSEASSNNNSPIQKPRGDYGSSVNRLLNAA, from the coding sequence ATGAACACGCCCAATAATAATCCTGTACATTATAGGTCTCCGTCCAACCCCGGAATACAACCCAGTAGTGTTTCCAAATCCTTCCTGGAGTCCATCTTTGGTGATAATGTGTCAATAAGAGAACTTCCTGAACAGACCGTTTTGAAATCCTTGGACTTGAAGATTGAACAAGAGAGaacaaaacaacaatattataAACTACAAAACGTTACCAAATCtattgaattattcaaattggcGTCCAGTTCAGGGGTCCCACCAAACCACATATACAATTTATTTAGTAATGCGGACCAGCTCCCACAAGGAACTGCTAATAGTGCAGGTATAACGAATGATTTACAACCCGCACAAAATAGTATTCGAATTAAGAAAGAACCTACCCAACCAAGCGTTTATAAGTTTCCTCCAATTTCCATACCgaacaacaataataatagtagtAATGGGTTAAGTTCACCTCTCCCGTCATCCAGACATATTTCAAAACCATCCTTCCAAAGACGAACAAATTCACCGGCAAGGATTGGCGCTCATGCTGTGGCAGCATTGAGTGAATCGATTCTATTGAAGGAAAACCCAGAAGAATCAAATATGGAGGAAAGAAGTAAATTCGGATCACCATTACCCATACGgaaaattaattataatCCAAATACCTCAACTATTCATAATAGAAACTTATCACTACCCACTTTGACTACATTTACAAATAATATGGCTCCCAGATACAAAAACTTGGCACCGGTACCTACCagtaacaacaacaacgcATCTACGGcgaataataataatagtaacaGCCCTTACATACCATCTGAGATGGTATCGATATTGAGTTTTGAAAACagtaataaaaatgatggTGACTcagataataaaaaattgggACCAATGGGTAAGAGGCAGCATAAACGTGCTAGGTCTACATGTTTGCCCGCCCCCAGTCTTTTAAACCCAAAGACAAATAATACTTCTGGGCAAGCTGTATCGCCATCATATGGTGTTATTGACTTGAATGTCATCGACGAATCCAATAAGAGACGAAACGTTATTGTCAAAAGAATGCAAACTCCAGTAGATAACcacaataataataataataccacTACTAATGGAGATGAAACTTGTAGCGAAGCTagtagtaataataatagtcCTATCCAAAAACCACGAGGAGACTATGGAAGTTCCGTTAATAGATTATTGAATGCCGCTTAA
- the TIM9 gene encoding protein transporter TIM9 (ancestral locus Anc_1.452) — translation MDALNAREQQDFQKLVEQKQMKDFMRLYSNLVERCFSDCVNDFTSSKLTSKEQNCILKCSEKFLKHSERVGQRFQEQNAALGQGLGPQ, via the coding sequence ATGGATGCCCTTAATGCTAGAGAACAACAAGATTTCCAGAAACTAGTGGAACAGAAACAAATGAAGGACTTTATGCGTCTGTACTCCAATCTTGTGGAAAGATGTTTCTCAGATTGTGTTAATGACTTCACCTCATCTAAATTGACCAGTAAGGAGCAAAACTgtattttgaaatgttctgagaagtttttgaaacaTAGTGAACGTGTTGGTCAACGTTTCCAAGAGCAAAACGCCGCTTTAGGTCAAGGTTTAGGACCTCAATGA
- the MMS21 gene encoding SUMO ligase MMS21 (ancestral locus Anc_1.448) yields the protein MSGARTAPEFLPLHPQSNRQFHELHAADLSADLQRCDKEFNESLEQIIDCADPNTNDLVQTLSKTYERMNQERLANAKLIKKIDILKKDYKLESDKCEPISLENWDSYCNGERRAPSLVDMFTKMKEPRATLPQEGNTSTIKLFKIFPYLWEDPTCVLPDLTKSGNEKRSNPDDDDELQIEGGTIELVCPITCKPYENPLISTKCGHVFDKEGIVNYLRGHSSRDCPQGACGKIVTLRDFVPDKVMALRCKIAKIHKQREIHNKEENLDTL from the coding sequence ATGTCTGGAGCTAGAACCGCACCTGAGTTTCTTCCTTTACATCCACAATCAAATAGACAGTTTCATGAACTGCATGCCGCAGACCTAAGTGCTGACCTGCAACGTTGCGACAAAGAATTCAATGAGTCTCTGGAACAAATAATTGACTGTGCGGACCCGAATACGAATGACCTGGTCCAAACCTTGAGTAAGACATACGAGCGTATGAATCAAGAACGTTTGGCAAATGCAAAATTAATTAAGAAGATcgatattttgaagaaggatTATAAATTAGAATCAGACAAATGTGAACCAATAAGTTTGGAGAATTGGGATTCATATTGTAATGGTGAGCGTCGTGCGCCAAGTTTAGTGGATATGTTTACTAAGATGAAGGAACCCAGAGCCACGCTGCCGCAGGAAGGAAACACATCTACtatcaaattattcaagatATTCCCATATCTTTGGGAGGATCCAACTTGTGTGCTCCCTGATTTGACTAAGAGTGGTAATGAGAAGAGATCCAACCctgatgacgatgatgaattacAAATCGAAGGTGGTACCATCGAATTAGTTTGTCCAATTACATGTAAACCATATGAAAATCCATTAATTTCAACCAAGTGTGGACACgtatttgataaagaaggtattgtaaattatttaagaGGACATAGTTCTAGAGATTGTCCTCAGGGTGCATGTGGTAAGATTGTCACTTTAAGGGATTTTGTACCAGATAAAGTTATGGCTCTTAGATGCAAGATCGCAAAAATCCATAAACAACGTGAAATCCATaataaggaagaaaatttggatACTTTGTAG
- the NCAS0G03920 gene encoding uncharacterized protein (ancestral locus Anc_2.274), with product MEQYPVYSLKLSDVKLTDHPLDDYQRLYFSTLAADPAVATVEDNIIDLNIRRVQYKSNIAPSFVNPGILFNSKHTPPNPSPGANNNNNILHCFEYQLPDLSYNPNHPQFNENEKGFSPADIQNHALKHQLQPQQTSNQILFGNIISNSNSTATATTATSKKQHQDIDSLTKNQQFKLQKIGYTLHSNDKLINKNNCILWCHNNGYTFLTGIWRLYQDVMRGLINLPRNNYKGNDQWQNVCQLEFDYILNHAFYESLHLNDFQNSKQRKNSNTGKPAKKRSKSHPTIYSNANFRNPHTEFAENFNKKRRRSTTIINAQTTNAASASETNETNPSSYSDLHWNNMSPDLQKFITESFKKDLIINKHCNEQDLKDLNLSNLIQRIRGGYIKIQGTWLPLEIARLLSLRFCFPIRYFLVPIFGPTFPQQCEEWHKLMQNNINLLIEHSNSIPISAPQPQPPIFNDDINKRKRQQSVKRRKTTKQSPEHEPLKESLSPTSTSTLETIASPPHIQQLRPHSLSWSAADSMARTYQKGPLPPLSSVIQGLSSESQQPQPQQSYYSYSYYDQTTTDQSTLPRRLPELQNPDPSVQTLTKLTSLYNTGGHRYSYPNNYYIRQQQQQQPYPPPQTHSHPHPQLHPQQPQPHLTQEHIDYYNMQLHHQQQLDQQKRFAGTVNFRMNSFAKQPPQPPPYNNSNTGTNEQEPRF from the coding sequence ATGGAACAATACCCAGTGTACTCTCTCAAACTAAGCGACGTCAAATTGACAGATCATCCGCTGGACGACTATCAGCGTCTGTACTTCTCCACTCTCGCCGCTGACCCTGCTGTCGCCACCGTCGAGGACAACATCATCGACTTGAACATCAGAAGGGTACAGTACAAGTCCAATATCGCACCTTCATTCGTCAATCCGGGCATTTTGTTTAACTCTAAGCATACACCTCCAAACCCTTCTCCCGGCgcaaacaacaacaataatatcttGCACTGCTTCGAGTACCAATTGCCTGACTTGTCCTACAACCCAAACCATCCACAGTTTAACGAGAATGAAAAGGGCTTCTCGCCAGCAGATATTCAAAACCATGCGCTCAAACACCAATTGCAACCACAACAAACATCAAACCAGATTTTATTCGGAAACATCATTTCCAATTCTAACTCTACTGCCACCGCCACCACCGCCACCTCGAAGAAACAACATCAGGATATCGACTCACTCACCAaaaatcaacaatttaAATTGCAAAAAATTGGATACACTCTACATTCCAATGATAAActaataaacaaaaataacTGTATCCTATGGTGTCACAATAACGGATACACTTTCTTAACGGGGATTTGGAGACTCTACCAAGATGTCATGCGAGGACTCATCAATTTACCAAGAAATAATTACAAGGGCAATGATCAATGGCAAAATGTGTGTCAATTAGAATTCGATTACATCTTGAATCATGCATTTTATGAATCTTTGCATTTGAACGATTTccaaaattcaaaacaGAGGAAAAATAGTAATACGGGCAAACCAGcaaagaaaagatcaaAATCACACCCAACTATTTACTCAAATGCAAATTTTAGAAACCCACATACTGAATTCGCTGAAAATTTtaacaagaagagaagacGTAGCACCACTATTATTAATGCGCAAACAACTAACGCGGCGTCAGCATCGGAAACAAATGAAACAAATCCATCTTCATACTCCGATTTACATTGGAATAATATGTCCCCGGATTTACAAAAATTTATCACAGAATCTTTCAAGAAGGATTTAATCATAAATAAACATTGTAATGAacaagatttgaaagatttaaaCTTGTCTAATTTGATTCAAAGAATAAGAGGTGGATATATCAAGATTCAAGGAACTTGGCTACCATTGGAAATTGCAAGATTATTATCCTTACGCTTTTGTTTCCCGATTCGTTACTTCTTGGTCCCCATATTTGGACCAACTTTCCCACAACAATGTGAAGAATGGCATAAATTGATGCAAAATAACATTAATTTGTTGATCGAACACTCAAATTCAATACCAATCTCCGCACcacaaccacaaccacCAATATTCAACGATGATATCaacaaaaggaaaagacaACAATCAgtaaagagaagaaaaactaCAAAGCAATCACCAGAACATGAACCATTGAAAGAATCACTTTCACCAACTTCCACATCCACATTAGAAACAATCGCTTCACCACCACATATTCAACAATTAAGACCACATTCATTATCATGGTCCGCCGCAGATTCAATGGCAAGAACTTATCAAAAGGGACCATTACCACCATTAAGTTCAGTAATTCAGGGACTTTCATCAGAGTCCCAACAACCACAGCCACAACAATCTTACTATTCTTATTCGTATTATGATCAAACTACAACTGATCAATCTACTTTACCAAGAAGATTGCCCGAATTACAAAACCCTGACCCTTCTGTGCAAACCTTGACAAAATTAACCTCTCTTTACAATACAGGTGGTCATCGCTATTCTTATCCAAATAATTACTACATTAgacaacagcagcaacagcaaccaTACCCACCACCACAAACACATTCACATCCACACCCGCAGTTACATCCTcaacaaccacaaccacATCTAACGCAAGAACACATCGATTATTACAACATGCAACTACATCATCAGCAACAACTCGATCAACAAAAGAGGTTTGCAGGAACTGTTAATTTCAGAATGAACAGTTTTGCAAAACAACCGCCACAACCACCACCATACAACAATAGTAATACGGGCACCAACGAACAGGAACCAAgattttaa
- the NCAS0G03970 gene encoding uncharacterized protein (ancestral locus Anc_1.451) codes for MARPKLTFKQQMDGFPWTQLIVVSLVRFSEPIAFTSLFPYVYFMVKDFHIAPNDAQVSKYSGYLSSCFALCQVISSYHWGKFSETHGRKPTLQLGIIGTSISLLILGFSHNFYQALLARSMMGLLNGNVGVIRTMIGEIAQERRHQALAFSTMPLLFQFGSVVGPMVGGFLVFRRGGVEIVPEWLPRILQKMVAAFPYSLPNVVVCCLLTGGLINATLFLEETHPTLKNRRDYGLELGDFIKSYLFGREIKKRPWRQYVIGSSGNDDSNREDESIDIEQNNAEPTETTPFLLENSDNESSEADSVQSIEHILTRRQSVGLIRTYSIHEPTDLPVTSTELAPDGCSENSIRHHIFHTKVFYPISVNFIMALHLIVYNEFLPVFLAYDLEKDPQDPTKLASKFPWKISGGIGYEPEQTGTLLSTTGIFGCFVVIFIFPIVDRNFDCLSIFRTLVKLYPIMYIMVPYVVFLQKDSVPRWCTVLYLYMITGTKTLCGALSSPQIMLLIHNSSPLHCRAVINGATISIQASARFLGPLFWGYIMSWAQENDVAWVSWWTLGFICLIALYQSYKISPIDEDDTTGLESEPGTTSEECTHRPLLHRSSLSSLSNKRP; via the coding sequence ATGGCTCGTCCTAAATTAACTTTCAAACAGCAGATGGATGGGTTTCCCTGGACCCAATTGATTGTTGTATCATTGGTAAGATTCAGTGAACCCATCGCATTCACATCTTTATTTCCCTACGTATATTTCATGGTTAAGGATTTCCATATAGCACCAAACGATGCACaagtttccaaatattcagGTTACTTGTCGTCCTGTTTTGCTCTATGTCAAGTAATTTCATCCTATCATTGGGGGAAATTCTCAGAGACTCATGGAAGGAAACCAACTTTACAATTGGGTATCATAGGTACCTccatatcattattaattctGGGATTTTCACATAATTTTTATCAGGCTTTATTGGCCAGATCAATGATGGGTTTGCTTAATGGTAACGTTGGTGTCATTAGAACCATGATTGGGGAGATCGCCCAAGAAAGAAGACATCAAGCATTAGCATTTAGTACTATGCCACtacttttccaatttggatCGGTAGTGGGACCCATGGTTGGTGGGTTTCTCGTGTTTAGGAGGGGAGGTGTGGAAATTGTTCCAGAATGGTTGCCTAGAATATTGCAAAAGATGGTGGCAGCCTTCCCCTATAGTTTACCAAATGTTGTCGTTTGTTGTCTCTTAACAGGTGGACTCATTAATGCAACGTTGTTCCTAGAAGAAACACATCCAACTTTGAAGAATAGAAGAGATTACGGTTTGGAACTCGGTGACTTCATTAAGAGCTACTTGTTCGGAAGGgaaattaagaaaagaCCTTGGAGACAATATGTCATTGGCTCATCTGGCAACGATGATTCCAATAGGGAGGACGAGAGTATTGatattgaacaaaataatgcCGAACCAACAGAAACTACACCAtttttattggaaaattcagATAATGAGAGTAGTGAAGCTGATAGTGTTCAATCCATCGAGCATATCTTGACAAGAAGACAATCAGTCGGGTTAATTAGAACGTACTCAATACATGAGCCAACAGACTTACCAGTGACAAGTACGGAACTGGCACCAGATGGTTGTTCAGAGAACAGTATCAGACATCATATTTTCCATACAAAGGTTTTTTATCCAATATCtgttaatttcatcatGGCATTACATTTAATTGTTTACAATGAATTCTTGCCCGTCTTTTTGGCTTACGACTTGGAAAAGGACCCACAAGATCCAACAAAATTGGCTTCCAAATTCCCATGGAAAATCAGTGGTGGGATTGGATATGAACCAGAACAAACAGGCACTTTGCTTTCCACTACTGGTATATTTGGTTGTTTCGTtgtcatcttcattttcccCATTGTGGACCGTAATTTTGATTGTTTGAGTATCTTTAGGACATTAGTGAAATTATATCCAATAATGTATATTATGGTTCCCTACGTTGTCTTTTTGCAAAAGGACTCAGTACCACGTTGGTGTACTGTACTTTATTTGTATATGATCACAGGTACTAAGACACTATGTGGCGCCCTATCATCACCACAAATTATGTTGTTGATTCATAATTCAAGTCCTTTACATTGCAGAGCTGTCATCAATGGTGCTACCATTAGTATTCAAGCATCTGCCAGATTTTTGGGTCCTCTCTTTTGGGGTTATATCATGTCATGGGCACAAGAAAATGACGTCGCTTGGGTTAGTTGGTGGACTTTAGGGTTTATATGTTTGATCGCATTATACCAAAGTTACAAAATTAGtccaattgatgaagatgatacTACTGGACTTGAATCGGAACCAGGAACCACATCTGAGGAATGTACACATAGACCATTATTACACAGGTCTAGTTTGAGCAGTTTAAGTAATAAGCGTCCTTAA
- the PXP1 gene encoding putative indolepyruvate decarboxylase family protein (ancestral locus Anc_1.450): protein MSLTTKEEGLTATEYFVSLLKQYEIDTVFGIVGIPIVELADKMIEHGIRFISCRNEQAASYAASGYGYLTGKPAVLLVVGGPGLIHALAGIYNSMSNKWPLIVIAGSSNSETDQVGGFQDLDQVSLLNKYVKYTVKLNSINIPTALFNAYNFAIQSPMGVTYIDFPGNLIEGNYKVQAQPATNPVSIPRRVRCSPDPNTVNEVAKLIIENSSNNVLVILGKGAVEFHKDINKFINTFNLPFLPTPMAKGILPDSHNLNVSSARSKALKDANIVLVLGARLNWILHFGESPKWNAKAIFIQCDNDPSNLGVNNGTNTNLSLLGDLGLTVNSLSDAFSQITLNWKYEKGISDEMRGIILKNQFKLQEKEQRLIKDKDLLNYNVVYGALRKLMDESKTVLVTEGANSMDIARISFPSSVPKQRLDAGTNATMGIGLGYGIAACLNELRNGKRGKDVILIQGDSAFGFSGMEIETAVRFKLGLIIVVMNNSGIYHGVLNYKPDMTMPSTSLSQKCRYDTVAIGLGANGYLVNNIQELKQAFTKSLDDSRSKGETSVINVIIEPGKQTKVAFAWQNKPTSKL, encoded by the coding sequence ATGTCACTTACGactaaagaagaaggcCTGACCGCTACTGAGTATTTTGTCTCCTTACTCAAACaatatgaaattgatacTGTCTTTGGCATAGTTGGTATCCCCATTGTAGAATTAGCTGACAAGATGATCGAACACGGCATTAGATTTATTTCTTGTAGAAATGAACAAGCAGCTTCGTATGCCGCTTCAGGGTATGGATATCTGACTGGGAAACCTGCAGTTTTATTGGTTGTTGGTGGACCGGGTTTAATCCATGCATTGGCCGGTATCTATAATTCAATGTCAAATAAATGGCCACTCATTGTTATTGCAGGAAGCAGTAATAGCGAAACTGATCAAGTAGGTGGATTTCAAGATCTGGATCAGGTAAGCTTATTGAACAAATATGTGAAATATACGgttaaattaaattcaattaatatCCCAACAGCATTATTCAATGCCTATAATTTTGCCATTCAAAGCCCAATGGGTGTTACATATATCGACTTCCCTGGTAATCTAATAGAGGGTAATTATAAAGTCCAAGCACAACCTGCAACTAATCCAGTTTCAATACCTAGAAGAGTTAGATGTTCACCTGATCCAAATACTGTTAACGAGGTAGCTAAGTTAATCATTGAAAACAGTTCAAACAATGTCCTTGTCATTCTTGGGAAAGGAGCTGTAGAATTTCATAAGGATATTaacaaatttatcaatacATTCAACTTACCATTTCTTCCTACACCAATGGCTAAGGGAATTCTTCCAGATTCACACAACTTAAATGTATCATCAGCAAGATCAAAGGCTTTAAAGGATGCCAATATCGTATTGGTTCTGGGGGCAAGATTGAAttggattcttcattttggTGAATCGCCCAAATGGAATGCTAAAGCCATATTTATCCAATGTGATAATGATCCATCAAATTTGGGAGTAAATAATGGAACTAATactaatttatcattattagGGGATTTGGGTTTGACTGTAAACTCTTTATCTGATGCATTTTCTCAAATAACactaaattggaaatacGAAAAGGGAATTTCTGATGAAATGAGAggaataatattaaaaaacCAATTTAAACTGCAAGAAAAGGAACAACGATTAATCAAAGATAAAGatcttttaaattataACGTTGTTTATGGAGCACTAAGGAAATTAATGGATGAATCAAAGACTGTCCTTGTTACAGAAGGAGCTAATTCCATGGATATTGCACGTATATCGTTCCCCAGCTCAGTTCCAAAACAAAGGTTAGATGCAGGTACCAATGCCACAATGGGGATAGGATTAGGGTATGGTATTGCAGCATGtttaaatgaattgagAAACGGtaaaagaggaaaagatGTGATTTTAATTCAAGGTGATTCTGCATTTGGGTTTAGTGGTATGGAAATTGAAACGGCAGTGAGATTCAAATTGGGGCTTATTATAGTTGTGATGAACAATAGTGGGATTTATCATGGAGTCTTAAACTACAAGCCAGATATGACAATGCCTTCCACATCACTGTCCCAAAAATGCAGATATGATACAGTTGCAATTGGTTTAGGAGCTAACGGTTATCTTGTGAACAATATACAAGAATTAAAGCAAGCATTCACAAAAAGTTTAGATGACTCGAGAAGTAAAGGTGAAACAAGTGTAATAAACGTCATTATTGAACCGGGGAAACAAACAAAAGTGGCGTTTGCCTGGCAAAATAAGCCAACATCGAAACTATAA